A window of Acidobacteriota bacterium contains these coding sequences:
- a CDS encoding transcriptional regulator NrdR, whose protein sequence is MKCPFCGFINDKVVDSRETKEGESIRRRRECMKCEKRFTTYERIDEIPYMVVKKDGRREKFDRQKLLTGLLKACEKRPISMGKLEQIVNEAETYVIDSPDRERTTAEVGELIMERLKQQDTVAYIRFASVYRDFKDVREFGAELEQLMSKEAKAAKSKASPKHQ, encoded by the coding sequence ATGAAGTGTCCCTTCTGCGGTTTCATCAATGACAAAGTAGTGGATTCTCGCGAGACCAAAGAAGGCGAATCCATCCGCCGCCGTCGCGAGTGCATGAAGTGCGAGAAGCGCTTCACCACTTACGAACGCATCGACGAAATCCCGTACATGGTCGTAAAAAAGGATGGGCGAAGGGAGAAGTTTGACCGTCAGAAGCTGTTGACGGGCCTCCTCAAAGCCTGTGAGAAACGACCGATTTCCATGGGAAAGTTAGAGCAAATCGTGAACGAAGCGGAGACCTACGTGATCGATTCTCCAGACCGGGAGCGCACAACGGCTGAGGTAGGAGAGCTGATCATGGAACGATTGAAACAGCAGGATACAGTCGCGTACATACGATTTGCTTCGGTTTACCGCGATTTCAAAGACGTTCGGGAGTTTGGAGCTGAACTCGAGCAATTGATGAGTAAAGAAGCCAAGGCGGCAAAGTCCAAAGCCAGTCCGAAACACCAATAA
- a CDS encoding cell division protein ZapA, protein MGQAQTAQKANDSIRVEIYDQGYTLRGTDPDHIVKLAEYVDLKMRAVAEKTSTVDSLRVAVLAALNIADEYHLLKKKYDSIADTYLRRANSLSGMLDEIIDDRKIG, encoded by the coding sequence ATGGGTCAAGCTCAAACGGCACAAAAAGCGAATGACAGCATACGCGTAGAGATTTACGACCAGGGCTACACCCTTCGTGGAACCGATCCGGACCACATCGTCAAACTCGCGGAATATGTAGATCTGAAAATGCGTGCAGTGGCAGAGAAAACTTCAACAGTCGATTCACTTCGAGTCGCTGTGCTCGCCGCTCTCAACATTGCCGACGAGTATCACCTGCTCAAGAAGAAGTACGACAGCATCGCTGACACCTACCTGCGGCGCGCCAATTCGCTTTCTGGAATGCTGGACGAAATTATCGATGATCGGAAGATCGGGTGA
- the lgt gene encoding prolipoprotein diacylglyceryl transferase, with the protein MFVYPRLFQIGHFFVPTYGVLVASGLIIGLLVTVHLARKQGIDVDTMWNMGLVAILAGIVGSKLLYLFTTWQEHPDLPLNLFSFDTLQSGGVFSGGLLLSIGVCYWYAVRHHLPKLKTADSFAPGIAIGHAIGRLGCFAAGCCFGKPTNLPWGVTFTNPMAKWAGTPLGIRLHPTQIYEFLVELLIFLLLLWVFRHRSFEGQISALYLFLYGVARYFLEFLRADPDRGSMFGGIMSATQFIALLLVISGGVMWVLCSRPQGSRRSQLVTIA; encoded by the coding sequence ATTTTCGTGTATCCCCGCCTCTTCCAAATTGGGCATTTCTTCGTACCCACGTACGGCGTTCTTGTTGCCTCAGGCCTGATCATCGGGCTTCTCGTGACTGTCCACCTTGCACGTAAGCAGGGAATTGATGTGGACACGATGTGGAACATGGGTCTCGTGGCGATCCTTGCCGGTATCGTGGGATCGAAGTTGTTGTATCTGTTCACGACCTGGCAGGAGCATCCGGATCTGCCGTTGAATCTGTTTAGCTTCGATACTTTGCAGTCGGGGGGCGTCTTCTCTGGCGGACTGCTGCTCTCCATTGGCGTTTGCTACTGGTACGCGGTGCGGCACCATCTCCCCAAACTCAAAACCGCCGACTCGTTTGCTCCGGGGATCGCCATTGGACATGCGATCGGGCGCCTTGGCTGCTTTGCAGCCGGGTGCTGTTTTGGGAAGCCAACGAATTTGCCATGGGGAGTGACCTTCACGAATCCTATGGCGAAGTGGGCTGGTACACCGCTCGGCATACGGCTGCATCCCACACAGATTTACGAATTCCTGGTTGAACTGCTCATCTTTCTTTTACTGCTCTGGGTGTTTCGTCATCGCAGCTTCGAAGGCCAGATCTCTGCTTTGTACCTATTCCTTTACGGCGTAGCCCGATATTTTCTCGAATTCCTACGGGCAGATCCTGACCGAGGATCGATGTTTGGCGGGATCATGAGCGCTACGCAGTTCATCGCTTTGCTCCTTGTTATTAGTGGCGGGGTGATGTGGGTGCTCTGCTCGCGTCCGCAGGGTAGCCGCAGATCTCAGCTTGTGACGATCGCGTGA
- a CDS encoding RluA family pseudouridine synthase, which translates to MKAAQQAFRATSEDSGRRLDQFLTSALMNVSRARVQELIEQQKVQVNGAIAKPSLKLHGDELIEVLGEAERPPLKATPEDIPLEVVYEDEYLAVINKPAGMIVHAGAGDEERNRGTLVNALLFRFQKLSELGGEARPGIVHRLDKETSGLMVVAKTEEAHRKLAAQFSSRQVKKKYIALVSGWPAEKGMISAEISRDRLRPMRMTTRREGGRAAVSHFVIRRKLDTRYGKFALLDVDIETGRTHQIRVHLSSLHHPVVGDTLYGAPRVLQAQRPVTRSKRENRGSDEQLSLTRNFLHSARLEFVHPITHERLHFERPLPEELQNFLKKLELKDSYS; encoded by the coding sequence ATGAAAGCAGCACAGCAAGCATTCCGAGCAACTTCAGAAGACTCAGGACGCCGTCTCGATCAATTTCTCACTTCAGCGCTTATGAACGTCAGCCGCGCGCGCGTGCAGGAACTGATCGAGCAGCAAAAGGTTCAGGTAAATGGCGCGATTGCTAAGCCTTCGCTGAAGTTGCATGGCGACGAACTGATCGAGGTGCTTGGCGAGGCGGAGCGTCCGCCACTGAAAGCTACTCCCGAGGACATCCCGCTGGAGGTGGTTTACGAGGACGAATATCTGGCGGTTATCAACAAACCTGCAGGAATGATTGTTCATGCTGGAGCAGGCGATGAGGAGCGCAATCGTGGAACGCTGGTGAATGCTTTGTTATTTCGCTTTCAAAAGTTGAGTGAACTTGGAGGCGAAGCCAGGCCCGGAATCGTACATCGCTTAGACAAAGAAACCAGTGGCCTGATGGTTGTGGCGAAGACCGAGGAAGCGCATCGCAAGTTGGCGGCGCAATTTTCGTCGCGGCAAGTCAAGAAGAAATATATCGCACTAGTGAGTGGTTGGCCGGCGGAGAAGGGAATGATTTCAGCTGAGATCAGCCGCGACCGCCTGCGTCCAATGCGCATGACCACCCGGCGTGAAGGCGGGAGAGCGGCGGTGTCGCATTTCGTCATCCGGCGCAAACTGGACACGCGTTACGGCAAATTCGCCCTGCTGGATGTGGACATCGAAACCGGACGGACTCATCAGATACGGGTGCACTTATCATCACTTCATCATCCCGTTGTGGGAGACACCCTCTATGGAGCACCAAGAGTGCTGCAGGCGCAAAGGCCAGTGACGCGAAGTAAGCGAGAAAATCGTGGTAGCGACGAGCAACTCTCTCTGACTCGGAATTTTCTTCACTCCGCCCGGCTGGAGTTCGTACATCCGATTACTCACGAGCGTCTTCATTTTGAGCGTCCCCTCCCTGAGGAGCTTCAGAACTTCCTCAAAAAACTGGAGTTGAAGGATTCATATTCATAA